A single region of the Ochotona princeps isolate mOchPri1 chromosome 10, mOchPri1.hap1, whole genome shotgun sequence genome encodes:
- the C10H1orf21 gene encoding uncharacterized protein C1orf21 homolog: MGCASAKHVAAVQNEEEAQKGKSFQNGDVFGDEYRIKPVEEVRYMKPGAEDEQKIMARNQENLEKSASSSARLKTSKEVPGLVHQPRANMHISESQQEFFRMLDEKIEQGRDYCSEEEDVS, from the exons ATGGGCTGTGCCTCCGCCAAGCATGTCGCCGCTGTTCAGAACGAAGAGGAGGCCCAGAAGGGGAAGAGCTTCCAGAATGGAGATGTATTTGGTG ATGAATACAGAATCAAGCCGGTGGAGGAGGTCAGGTACATGAAGCCTGGGGCCGAGGACGAGCAGAAGATcatggccaggaaccaggagaaccTG GAGAAAAGCGCAAGTTCCAGTGCAAGACTCAAGACGAGTAAAGAGGTCCCGGGCTTAGTACACCAACCCCGAGCAAA CATGCACATCTCCGAGAGCCAACAGGAATTCTTCAGGATGCTGGATGAAAAAATCGAGCAG GGTCGCGACTACTGTTCGGAAGAGGAGGACGTCTCATAG